Proteins from one Hydrogenophaga sp. SL48 genomic window:
- a CDS encoding DoxX family protein, translating to MTTQTPSHAANWGATVLRVSLGLMWISHALVKLLVFTLPGTAQFFASMGLPGMLAYPVFAAELLGGLALLLGVYARQAALVLIPLLLGAAWIHLPNGWQHTSPNGGWEYPAFLAAASLVQWLVGDGALAWKRSPVLTPA from the coding sequence ATGACGACGCAAACCCCTTCCCACGCCGCAAACTGGGGCGCCACTGTCCTGCGCGTAAGCCTGGGTCTCATGTGGATCTCCCACGCACTGGTGAAGTTGCTGGTGTTCACTTTGCCCGGCACCGCGCAGTTCTTTGCCTCCATGGGACTGCCAGGCATGCTCGCCTACCCCGTGTTCGCTGCCGAACTCCTGGGGGGGCTCGCGTTGCTGCTCGGCGTGTATGCGCGCCAGGCGGCACTGGTGTTGATCCCGCTGCTGCTGGGGGCCGCGTGGATCCATCTGCCCAATGGATGGCAACACACCAGCCCCAATGGCGGCTGGGAGTATCCCGCGTTCCTGGCTGCTGCATCGCTGGTGCAGTGGTTGGTCGGCGACGGCGCGCTTGCATGGAAACGCAGCCCGGTGCTGACGCCGGCATGA
- a CDS encoding TetR/AcrR family transcriptional regulator, translating into MPRLTREESRAITRAKLLESARMVVAREGYEGASIDRIADEAGFSKGAFYSNFSSKEEIVLELLETHSSKDVTEIEALLGDSRDPLQLIEVISAWSLERSRDPSWGLIALEFFRRVQLDKTFGKRHRNLFREQWRGMGEILMALFSPGAAPADAETLGGLVMELTYGAASTFKAGPTAGDMVKLVLTSLHRTYGAGGTARTGRKTPGRSAPAAVRSKTLTR; encoded by the coding sequence GTGCCGCGCCTGACAAGAGAAGAAAGTCGAGCCATTACCCGAGCGAAGCTGCTGGAATCGGCGCGAATGGTGGTCGCGCGCGAGGGCTACGAGGGCGCGTCGATCGACCGTATCGCCGACGAAGCGGGCTTTAGCAAGGGTGCCTTCTATTCCAACTTCAGCAGCAAGGAAGAGATTGTCCTGGAGCTGCTGGAGACGCACTCGTCCAAGGACGTGACTGAAATCGAGGCGCTGCTTGGTGACTCGCGTGACCCCCTGCAACTGATCGAAGTCATCAGCGCCTGGTCGCTGGAGCGCTCACGCGACCCGAGCTGGGGCCTGATCGCTTTGGAGTTTTTTCGTCGCGTTCAGCTAGACAAGACTTTCGGCAAACGGCACCGCAATCTGTTCCGCGAGCAGTGGCGCGGCATGGGCGAGATACTGATGGCTTTGTTCTCGCCCGGCGCCGCGCCGGCGGACGCGGAAACGCTCGGCGGCTTGGTGATGGAACTCACGTATGGCGCCGCGTCCACCTTCAAGGCTGGGCCGACGGCGGGGGACATGGTCAAACTGGTGTTGACCAGCCTGCACAGGACGTATGGCGCAGGTGGGACCGCACGGACTGGGCGCAAAACACCGGGGCGCTCCGCGCCAGCTGCGGTGCGAAGCAAGACCTTGACACGCTGA
- a CDS encoding cupin domain-containing protein has protein sequence MDPTKRPAFFTEPASYPRPLHVVGVNVTVLASAKKTGTFEALLQDGVEGSGPPPHHHPWDESFYVTRGEIAFKFGTGDQEQQLVARAGTLVHLPAGTVHSFCFGEGGGQMFNIGSCGTLEPLFEHLDREISPTAPDFKRLVDISAEHQSTFLVPGG, from the coding sequence ATGGACCCCACCAAACGACCCGCCTTCTTCACCGAACCTGCCAGCTACCCTCGCCCGCTCCACGTTGTCGGTGTGAATGTGACGGTTCTCGCCTCTGCCAAGAAGACAGGCACATTTGAAGCCTTGCTGCAGGACGGCGTGGAAGGTAGTGGTCCGCCGCCGCACCATCACCCGTGGGACGAGTCGTTCTATGTGACGCGCGGCGAAATCGCTTTTAAGTTCGGTACCGGCGATCAGGAGCAACAGCTTGTCGCCCGAGCCGGGACGCTGGTGCACTTGCCGGCGGGCACGGTTCACTCGTTCTGTTTTGGTGAGGGTGGCGGTCAGATGTTCAACATCGGTAGCTGCGGGACGCTCGAGCCGTTGTTCGAGCATCTCGATCGCGAGATTTCGCCAACCGCACCCGACTTCAAACGCCTGGTGGACATTTCGGCCGAGCACCAATCGACGTTTCTGGTTCCGGGCGGATAG
- a CDS encoding IclR family transcriptional regulator, with product MSTQTLERAIGLIRILAAGGTEGCRLVDLQQTSGLTKPTVHRILGTLKQQGMVEQVDDSRRYRLGQELAVLGWSANRTVYDIKELAAEDLAAVAAKTGDTGFLAIRSGTEAVCIDRLAGAYPVKAFTVEVGTRRPLGVGATGVALLAALPPDESEAVLDVVKESLVRYPNAGLRQIREAVQRARQAGYALSDGLMLKGVRGVAVVIRDSAGRPIAGIGIGAINDRLSPSRIPEIVRVLRHHANHIEQRIATAESGTGTGSVRRFRVAAGKSIVHKKSK from the coding sequence ATGAGTACTCAGACACTCGAACGCGCAATCGGACTGATCCGCATCCTGGCGGCTGGTGGCACCGAAGGATGCCGTCTCGTGGATCTCCAGCAAACCTCCGGCCTGACCAAACCGACCGTGCATCGCATCCTCGGCACCCTGAAGCAGCAGGGGATGGTCGAACAAGTGGATGACAGTCGGCGCTATCGATTGGGCCAGGAGCTGGCGGTGTTGGGGTGGTCGGCCAACCGCACGGTCTACGACATCAAGGAACTCGCCGCAGAGGACCTGGCCGCGGTCGCAGCAAAGACCGGCGACACCGGCTTTCTTGCGATCCGCAGCGGCACCGAAGCGGTCTGCATCGACCGGCTGGCCGGTGCCTATCCGGTGAAAGCGTTCACAGTGGAAGTTGGAACTCGCCGTCCTCTCGGCGTGGGGGCCACCGGGGTGGCTTTGCTGGCAGCGCTGCCTCCGGATGAGTCGGAGGCTGTGCTGGACGTTGTCAAGGAGAGCCTGGTCCGCTATCCCAACGCTGGGCTGCGGCAAATCCGGGAAGCCGTGCAGCGAGCCCGGCAAGCTGGCTACGCACTGAGTGATGGCCTCATGCTCAAGGGCGTGCGCGGCGTTGCCGTTGTGATCCGGGACAGCGCGGGCCGGCCCATTGCGGGTATCGGGATCGGGGCCATCAACGACCGCTTGTCCCCGTCTCGCATCCCGGAGATCGTGCGCGTGCTTCGCCACCACGCCAACCACATCGAGCAACGGATCGCGACCGCCGAAAGCGGCACGGGCACCGGCAGCGTGCGGCGCTTCCGCGTCGCTGCAGGCAAGTCGATCGTCCACAAGAAGTCCAAATAA
- a CDS encoding ABC transporter substrate-binding protein: MAKPFTRRHWLQSLAALGSFSVAPALRAADDAGNTVRIGRVLPHSVPAFASMARQRTQGADACMAHANASGGIHGQRIVVLDRDDGYDATRAARETQSLLAQEGVFALLGAFGTPTVPAVIEVAERMGAPLVGAASIANDARHPPRRWIFPVRVSAVEEATASVRHQVTLGAQRFLVLASREAYGPSGAAAYTSALRRAGRTFSELAFEKGDDAKRVATQLLQTRPEVIFISVLPKPFAGVLRAYREGGGAARIFGLSVMRVEDLRAELGPQAVGIGLSQPVPAPTSPTSALAGQYRAHLAHLDPAAQPSFHGLEGYLEARVLVEGLRRAGPRATREQLVRALESFRPLDLDGLLVRYGAGDRTGSTFTELVMLGSGASIVR, encoded by the coding sequence ATGGCCAAACCTTTCACGCGCCGCCACTGGCTGCAAAGCCTGGCGGCACTGGGATCCTTCTCCGTGGCACCGGCGTTGAGGGCAGCGGACGACGCGGGCAACACGGTCCGGATCGGGCGCGTGTTGCCGCACAGCGTACCGGCGTTCGCCAGCATGGCTCGGCAGCGCACGCAAGGCGCCGACGCCTGCATGGCGCACGCCAACGCCAGCGGGGGCATTCACGGCCAGCGCATCGTCGTCCTTGATCGCGACGACGGCTACGACGCTACACGGGCTGCGCGCGAGACACAATCTCTGTTGGCGCAGGAAGGCGTGTTCGCCCTGCTCGGCGCTTTCGGCACGCCAACCGTGCCGGCTGTGATCGAAGTGGCCGAACGCATGGGCGCGCCGCTGGTGGGTGCCGCCAGCATCGCCAACGACGCGCGCCATCCGCCGCGCCGCTGGATATTCCCGGTGCGTGTCTCCGCCGTCGAGGAGGCCACTGCCTCCGTGCGGCATCAGGTGACGCTGGGCGCGCAGCGTTTCCTGGTGTTGGCGAGTCGCGAGGCCTATGGCCCGTCCGGCGCAGCGGCGTACACCAGCGCATTGCGGCGGGCGGGCCGGACGTTCAGTGAACTGGCGTTTGAAAAGGGCGACGATGCGAAACGGGTGGCGACGCAGCTGCTGCAGACCCGGCCCGAGGTCATCTTCATCTCGGTGTTGCCCAAGCCCTTCGCTGGCGTGCTGCGCGCCTACCGTGAGGGTGGCGGCGCGGCCCGCATCTTCGGCCTCTCGGTCATGCGAGTTGAAGACCTGCGGGCCGAGCTCGGTCCGCAGGCTGTCGGCATAGGGCTATCGCAACCGGTGCCTGCGCCCACCAGCCCAACGTCGGCGCTTGCCGGCCAATACCGAGCACATTTGGCACACCTCGATCCTGCGGCGCAGCCTTCGTTTCATGGGCTGGAAGGCTATCTGGAGGCTCGCGTACTGGTGGAAGGTCTGCGGCGCGCCGGACCACGCGCCACGCGCGAGCAACTGGTGCGCGCGTTGGAGTCGTTCCGGCCGCTCGATCTGGATGGACTGCTGGTGCGCTACGGTGCAGGCGATCGCACGGGCAGCACCTTTACAGAGCTGGTGATGCTGGGCTCGGGCGCGTCCATCGTGCGCTAG
- a CDS encoding ABC transporter substrate-binding protein, which yields MTALSHMHRRSALRIVAAVFSLAAAAAQAADPGITDKTIRIGISAPLTGPVASVGAVSEGIRTKVAAVNAAGGVKMGDGMTRTIELVIQDDAIDPQRTLTNVRKMVEQTEVFALVGVSGTPNNQAIGRYVEQRKVPNLFMYSGVQELAEGPNWMIGLVPSFTTEAAVFAEYLKANKPDAKVALLFLNTETGQTFKEAFTHALKGSRLQIAAEQAVTPVDPTIDTQMSNLKASGADTLVIIAPPRQGAQAVKFAAESGWKPVTLLSYIASSVAALKPAGLANAKGLVTSQFVKQVEASAFADDAGIKRYLADHAATKPRFDRTDSQGQVGYLTGEALMRVLELMRQPTRQAMLDAARNLDKVELGMLLPGITLSTRAGGDPYPIESLQLMRFDGETYQPLGKLVSFEGRTPKH from the coding sequence ATGACCGCTCTTTCCCATATGCATCGCCGCAGCGCTCTGCGCATTGTTGCTGCCGTGTTCAGTCTGGCCGCTGCCGCGGCGCAGGCAGCCGACCCCGGCATCACCGACAAGACCATCCGCATCGGCATCTCGGCACCGCTGACCGGCCCGGTAGCCAGTGTTGGCGCCGTATCGGAAGGCATACGCACCAAAGTGGCTGCGGTCAATGCCGCCGGTGGCGTCAAGATGGGCGACGGTATGACGCGCACCATCGAACTGGTGATTCAGGACGATGCGATCGATCCGCAGCGCACGCTGACGAACGTGCGCAAGATGGTTGAGCAGACCGAGGTGTTCGCATTGGTGGGGGTGTCCGGCACGCCGAACAACCAGGCGATTGGTCGTTACGTCGAACAGCGCAAGGTGCCCAACCTCTTCATGTATTCGGGCGTGCAGGAGCTCGCCGAAGGCCCCAACTGGATGATCGGTCTGGTGCCCTCGTTCACCACCGAAGCGGCGGTGTTCGCCGAGTACCTGAAAGCAAACAAACCGGACGCCAAGGTGGCACTGCTGTTCCTCAACACCGAGACCGGTCAGACCTTCAAGGAAGCCTTCACCCATGCACTGAAAGGTTCGCGCCTGCAGATCGCGGCTGAACAGGCGGTGACGCCGGTCGATCCCACCATCGACACCCAAATGAGCAACCTCAAGGCGTCAGGGGCCGACACGCTGGTCATCATCGCCCCGCCGCGCCAGGGCGCACAGGCGGTGAAGTTTGCCGCAGAGAGCGGTTGGAAGCCGGTGACGCTGCTTTCGTACATCGCCTCCTCGGTCGCCGCTCTCAAGCCTGCGGGTCTTGCCAATGCCAAGGGGCTGGTCACCAGCCAGTTCGTGAAGCAGGTGGAGGCATCCGCTTTTGCCGACGACGCCGGCATCAAACGCTATCTGGCGGACCACGCGGCGACCAAGCCGCGCTTTGACAGGACCGACTCGCAAGGACAAGTTGGCTACCTGACGGGCGAAGCGTTGATGCGCGTCCTGGAGCTGATGCGCCAACCGACGCGACAGGCCATGCTGGACGCCGCGCGCAACTTGGACAAGGTTGAACTGGGCATGTTGCTGCCAGGCATCACGCTGAGCACGCGCGCGGGTGGCGACCCCTATCCCATCGAGAGCCTGCAGCTGATGCGCTTTGACGGCGAGACCTACCAACCGCTGGGCAAGCTGGTGTCGTTCGAGGGTCGTACACCCAAGCACTGA
- a CDS encoding Bug family tripartite tricarboxylate transporter substrate binding protein, translated as MKRRQFTHAIVAAGCAPAAVALAQDPYPGKPVRLLVPSTAGGGIDLLARMFAQRLSEQMGQAFVVENVGGAGGTIASGMLARATPDGHTLIFQATTAAVNAASLPNLPFDAVSALTPVSMAARFPLVMVVNPAIPAGNLREFIALLRANPAKYSYGSAGIGTGTHLAAEWFKLLAKVHILHIPYKGTASVMPDLVSGQVHMLFDGVPPQSGHIKAGRVRPLAVTSQQRSTVLPHVPAMAEVLPGYDLPFWTGLFAPPNTPASIVDKLAGEIRKASESPQLVAKLQEFGAEAQPMMPAEFTRYWKEQVALYRRIISDAKIRLDAG; from the coding sequence ATGAAGCGACGCCAATTCACCCATGCCATCGTGGCCGCAGGCTGCGCGCCGGCCGCAGTGGCTCTCGCGCAAGACCCCTATCCAGGCAAGCCGGTGCGCCTGCTCGTGCCGTCCACTGCTGGTGGCGGCATCGACCTGCTGGCCCGCATGTTCGCGCAGCGGCTGTCCGAACAGATGGGACAAGCTTTCGTTGTTGAAAATGTGGGGGGTGCCGGTGGCACGATCGCTTCCGGGATGCTCGCCCGGGCAACGCCAGACGGTCACACGCTGATCTTTCAGGCCACCACCGCAGCGGTGAATGCCGCCTCGCTACCCAACCTGCCATTCGACGCCGTGAGCGCGCTCACACCCGTTTCGATGGCCGCGCGCTTCCCCCTTGTCATGGTGGTGAATCCCGCGATTCCGGCCGGCAACCTGCGCGAATTCATAGCGCTGCTGCGTGCCAACCCGGCCAAGTACAGCTATGGCTCGGCCGGTATCGGCACAGGCACTCACCTGGCGGCCGAGTGGTTCAAACTGCTCGCCAAAGTGCACATCCTGCACATCCCTTACAAAGGAACGGCATCGGTGATGCCCGACCTGGTGTCCGGCCAGGTTCACATGCTGTTCGACGGTGTGCCGCCGCAGTCGGGACACATCAAGGCGGGAAGGGTGAGGCCGCTGGCGGTCACATCGCAACAGCGCAGTACCGTGCTTCCCCACGTGCCCGCCATGGCCGAAGTGCTGCCGGGCTACGACCTGCCCTTCTGGACCGGCCTGTTCGCTCCGCCCAATACCCCGGCCTCAATCGTCGATAAGTTGGCCGGCGAGATCCGCAAGGCGTCCGAATCGCCTCAGCTGGTTGCCAAGCTGCAGGAGTTCGGTGCTGAAGCCCAGCCAATGATGCCTGCGGAGTTCACCCGCTACTGGAAGGAGCAAGTCGCTCTGTACCGCAGGATCATCAGCGACGCGAAGATCAGGTTGGATGCTGGCTGA
- a CDS encoding DUF3861 domain-containing protein — METQPGADAGMKGAHSYRVTLQPSDGCSAAAIAFTHSNHDDIASIVERLRASTGLPDTQAAALGVGLKLMSAVVLEHRRDPLFSGIHAALGDFIRALKSGP; from the coding sequence ATGGAAACGCAGCCCGGTGCTGACGCCGGCATGAAGGGCGCTCACAGCTACCGCGTGACGCTGCAGCCGAGCGACGGCTGCAGTGCTGCCGCCATCGCTTTCACGCACAGCAACCACGATGACATCGCGAGCATCGTCGAAAGGCTGCGAGCATCGACGGGCCTGCCGGACACGCAAGCCGCGGCGCTCGGCGTTGGGTTGAAGCTGATGTCAGCGGTGGTGCTGGAGCACCGGCGCGACCCGTTGTTCAGCGGCATCCACGCGGCGCTCGGCGACTTCATACGGGCGTTGAAATCGGGACCGTGA